The proteins below are encoded in one region of Silene latifolia isolate original U9 population chromosome 2, ASM4854445v1, whole genome shotgun sequence:
- the LOC141630569 gene encoding uncharacterized protein LOC141630569, protein MESKTNYILNSSNSVQSYDVHNTTIDTVAKLSPILASSSPSYYPMRFLHSHRVITLKVPQQSNNFDCGAHVLRYLSMLDCELGDWQNPDNYQRMPDFRKSVMMQLLSWDANTRTEYK, encoded by the exons ATGGAGAGTAAAACGAATTACATCCTCAACTCAAGCAACAGCGTACAGTCTTATGATGTACATAATACAACCATAGACACG GTGGCCAAATTATCTCCTATTTTGGCAAGTAGTTCCCCGTCATATTATCCCATGCGGTTTCTGCACTCTCACAGGGTTATAACTCTCAAAGTTCCTCAACAATCAAATAA TTTTGATTGTGGAGCTCACGTGTTGAGGTATTTGAGTATGTTGGACTGTGAGCTCGGTGATTGGCAGAATCCAGACAATTATCAG AGAATGCCAGATTTTCGAAAGTCTGTAATGATGCAACTACTTTCATGGGATGCAAATACTAGAACG GAGTATAAGTAG